In a genomic window of uncultured Sphaerochaeta sp.:
- a CDS encoding fucose isomerase, which produces MQNMANVHMGLVAVSRDCFPITLSEKRRKAVKKAYDGELYECPVTVESEMDMRNALKDLARHGVNALVVYLGNFGPETAETLLAKYFDGPVMYVAAAEGDGDLYDGRGDAFCGMLNCSYNLHLRSLKAHIPEYPVGSDREIAAMIEEFIPLARAVLSLKQLKIISFGPRPQDFLACNAPIQGLFDLGVEIEENSELDLLVAYNKHAGDERIPALVEEMSKEIGSSPYEGILPRLAQYELTLLDWAEAHKGDRSYVAFANKCWPAFQTEFKFVPCYVNSRLTSRGIPVSCEVDIYGALSEYLGLCVTDHPVTLLDINNTVPAPVYEQHIRTHRSYRNDDLFMGFHCGNTSCSLLRNPHMGYQLIMKRGLEPDAKEPDITRGTLEGDLISGPVTIYRLQSNARGELKAYVAEGEVLDVPTNSFGSIGIIGIEGMARFYRYVLLRKAYPHHAALAYGHAGKTLFSLFSYLGIEDIAFNRKEEQLYEGENPFKH; this is translated from the coding sequence ATGCAGAACATGGCAAACGTGCATATGGGGCTGGTGGCGGTGAGCAGGGATTGTTTTCCCATCACCTTGTCGGAGAAACGGCGAAAGGCAGTGAAAAAGGCCTACGACGGCGAGCTGTATGAGTGTCCTGTCACGGTTGAGAGTGAAATGGATATGCGCAATGCCCTGAAAGATCTTGCCCGGCACGGGGTGAATGCCCTGGTTGTCTACCTGGGCAATTTTGGGCCGGAGACAGCCGAAACGTTGCTGGCAAAATACTTTGATGGGCCGGTGATGTATGTTGCCGCTGCCGAGGGGGACGGTGATTTGTACGACGGGCGTGGTGATGCCTTTTGCGGCATGCTCAACTGCTCCTATAACCTGCACCTTCGTTCGCTGAAAGCCCATATTCCTGAGTATCCGGTGGGATCTGACCGAGAGATTGCTGCAATGATCGAGGAATTCATACCGCTTGCACGTGCGGTTCTTTCCCTGAAACAGCTGAAGATCATCAGCTTCGGACCTCGGCCCCAGGATTTTCTTGCCTGCAATGCACCAATCCAAGGTCTCTTCGACCTTGGGGTGGAGATTGAGGAGAACAGTGAGCTCGACCTGTTGGTCGCCTACAACAAGCATGCAGGTGATGAACGCATCCCAGCTTTGGTTGAGGAGATGTCGAAGGAAATCGGTTCCAGCCCCTATGAGGGGATCCTTCCCAGGCTTGCACAATATGAGCTGACTTTGCTCGATTGGGCTGAAGCGCACAAGGGCGATCGCTCATATGTTGCATTCGCCAACAAGTGCTGGCCGGCTTTCCAGACCGAATTCAAGTTTGTTCCCTGCTATGTGAACAGCCGCCTGACTTCACGAGGAATACCCGTTAGCTGTGAGGTGGATATCTATGGGGCGCTCAGTGAGTATCTCGGACTGTGTGTGACCGATCATCCGGTTACCTTGCTGGACATCAACAACACCGTTCCCGCCCCCGTGTATGAACAGCATATCAGGACCCATCGGTCCTACCGCAATGATGATCTGTTCATGGGGTTCCACTGCGGCAATACTTCTTGCTCGCTTTTGCGCAATCCGCACATGGGGTACCAGCTTATCATGAAGCGCGGTCTTGAGCCGGATGCGAAAGAGCCGGATATTACGCGTGGTACTTTGGAAGGGGACCTGATCAGTGGACCGGTCACCATCTATCGACTCCAGTCGAACGCCCGAGGTGAGTTGAAGGCGTATGTTGCGGAAGGCGAGGTGTTGGATGTTCCGACGAACAGCTTCGGCAGCATCGGCATCATCGGCATCGAGGGGATGGCCCGTTTCTATCGGTATGTACTGCTGAGAAAGGCATACCCACACCATGCAGCGCTTGCCTACGGCCATGCTGGGAAGACGTTGTTTTCCCTCTTCTCCTATCTGGGAATAGAGGATATCGCCTTCAATCGGAAGGAAGAACAGCTGTATGAAGGGGAGAATCCCTTCAAGCACTGA
- a CDS encoding L-ribulose-5-phosphate 4-epimerase, producing the protein MLENLKEEVCAANLLLEQHKLITFTWGNVSAVDENRELMVIKPSGVPYAELTPSSMVVVDLKTGKRVEGTCNPSSDTPTHRYLFNHFPTVNAIVHTHSRWATIFSQSKRGIPALGTTHADYFYGEIPCTRAMTEEEIKGEYEWETGKVIVERFEGLDPLAVPAVLVQSHGPFCWGKNAHKAVEYAVVLEEVAMMAYHTILLGRQDHEAMDQALLDKHYLRKHGAQAYYGQNK; encoded by the coding sequence ATGCTGGAAAACCTGAAAGAGGAAGTCTGTGCGGCAAATTTGCTGCTTGAACAACATAAGCTGATAACCTTTACCTGGGGCAATGTCTCTGCAGTCGATGAGAACCGGGAGTTGATGGTGATCAAGCCCAGTGGTGTTCCCTATGCTGAATTGACCCCATCCTCCATGGTGGTGGTTGATCTGAAAACAGGAAAACGTGTGGAAGGGACCTGCAATCCCTCGTCTGATACCCCTACCCACCGATATCTGTTCAACCATTTTCCCACGGTGAATGCGATAGTGCATACCCACAGCCGTTGGGCAACCATCTTCTCTCAGAGCAAACGGGGGATCCCTGCCTTGGGGACGACCCATGCCGACTATTTTTATGGTGAGATTCCCTGCACCCGGGCAATGACTGAGGAAGAGATCAAGGGTGAGTACGAGTGGGAAACCGGCAAGGTGATCGTCGAACGGTTCGAAGGTCTCGACCCGCTGGCAGTGCCTGCTGTCCTCGTACAGAGCCACGGTCCGTTCTGTTGGGGAAAGAATGCCCATAAGGCAGTGGAGTATGCCGTAGTCCTGGAAGAGGTCGCGATGATGGCGTACCATACCATCCTCTTGGGAAGGCAGGATCATGAAGCCATGGACCAAGCCTTGCTGGACAAGCATTATCTGCGCAAACATGGGGCACAAGCCTACTACGGGCAGAACAAGTAA
- a CDS encoding chloride channel protein yields METRKRPFTIPVLAWTLRAVIMGCVVGPAIALLTYLVALASNIRAANPLVLWAIPVGALVTTLLYQKIGPYLKEGSSQVIDMINQGILDIAHPTSIGYKQDHSAHQQRISSKMIPLLLVNTFITHLVGASGGKEGVGVQIGASIGSIMGRIEERVLNSPKPIHQKGIWLISGAGAAFGALFNAPIAGTLFGMQFSNPKVNRTDALLPCLVASFTACIVSQAMNMKTLVPVKATSFALDLKTIAMLLILSLIMGLASRLFCHLIHLTKAFFTKMTPNPYKKAVLASTMLLLASLIINGISGSSAYNGLSINLILEAEYGTTSALAPLYKLILTALTIGSGFVGGEVIPILVIGATTGSLFASFMPIPVSALSMFGAIGMLSGSTKLPLACFVLGLELYGFGNPTALFLVCSASFIFSGRLSIYERQIIPDGLDASWDV; encoded by the coding sequence ATGGAGACACGAAAGAGACCTTTCACTATCCCGGTGCTGGCCTGGACACTACGAGCCGTCATCATGGGATGTGTGGTCGGACCGGCAATAGCATTGCTTACCTACTTGGTCGCACTGGCCAGCAACATCAGAGCCGCAAATCCCCTTGTGCTGTGGGCAATCCCTGTCGGAGCATTGGTTACCACCTTACTCTACCAGAAAATCGGTCCCTATCTGAAAGAAGGTAGTTCCCAAGTCATCGATATGATCAACCAGGGTATCCTGGATATCGCCCATCCCACAAGCATCGGGTACAAACAGGATCATAGCGCACATCAGCAAAGGATCTCCTCCAAAATGATCCCTTTGTTGTTGGTGAACACTTTCATCACCCACCTTGTTGGGGCTTCGGGGGGCAAGGAAGGGGTTGGAGTACAGATCGGAGCCTCCATCGGCAGCATCATGGGACGGATTGAGGAACGGGTGCTGAACTCTCCGAAACCTATTCACCAAAAAGGCATCTGGCTGATCAGTGGAGCTGGTGCGGCGTTCGGGGCCTTGTTCAATGCTCCCATTGCGGGAACCCTTTTCGGCATGCAGTTTTCCAACCCCAAGGTAAACAGGACCGATGCCCTGCTTCCCTGTCTGGTCGCATCCTTCACCGCTTGCATCGTAAGTCAGGCGATGAACATGAAAACCTTGGTTCCAGTCAAAGCAACATCCTTTGCACTGGATCTGAAAACCATCGCCATGCTGTTGATCCTCTCCCTTATCATGGGGCTGGCGAGCCGGCTTTTCTGTCATCTCATCCACCTCACCAAGGCTTTCTTCACCAAGATGACGCCAAATCCGTACAAGAAAGCAGTGCTGGCAAGCACGATGTTGCTTCTTGCATCCCTCATCATCAACGGGATCAGCGGAAGTTCTGCATACAATGGGCTCTCCATCAACCTGATTCTCGAAGCCGAATACGGTACGACCAGTGCCCTCGCGCCCTTGTACAAGCTCATCCTCACCGCCCTTACCATCGGCAGCGGGTTTGTCGGAGGTGAAGTGATACCCATTCTGGTTATCGGCGCAACCACCGGTTCACTCTTTGCATCATTCATGCCCATCCCTGTCTCCGCTCTCTCCATGTTTGGGGCCATCGGGATGCTCAGTGGATCCACCAAGCTTCCCCTTGCTTGTTTTGTCCTGGGGCTTGAGCTCTATGGATTCGGCAACCCCACTGCACTTTTTCTAGTCTGTTCGGCATCGTTCATCTTCAGCGGCAGGTTGAGCATCTACGAGCGGCAGATCATCCCCGACGGGCTGGATGCCAGCTGGGATGTCTAG
- a CDS encoding heavy metal translocating P-type ATPase, translating to MDTTRTYRIENLDCAACAAKLETTISKQPGVDQVALNYLGKQLTIEASQSMGPSFWKKLEETILQEEQDVRLTELQDQQMRTYTFSGIDCPVCAQKVEEALRTSDGVLDAHVDFAAKQVRIKTEGQKDQAFHDQLIAKAKKVEPSLVLKADQPMQPKVMKFKIHRQVRFWRIVFGLLFFAVGLATQYAPLYLVSYLIAGYDVLAKAGRNLLHLRLFDEYFLMSIATLGAVAITEYGEAAAVMLFYLVGEFFQETAVTKSRDSIVEALHLKSEEARVVTAEGTAVVHPTQVAPGTTIRVLAGEKIPLDGTVVQGSSTLDTQSLTGESLPFSCERGDEVLSGSVNLSASLDILTTKAYEESTATKILHLVEESSARKAPTERFITTFARYYTPVVVVLALALALVPSLFTGDWGTWTYRALVFLVVSCPCALVISVPLTFFSGIGRAAREGMLVKGGNYLEALAKADTLVFDKTGTLTRGVFSLTGIQKPDDSPFEDSYLLALAASVERQSTHPLARAFDAVSTQFEATEVKEFAGKGLTATVDGLGIAAGNAALMHDLKIPLGSQSNVQTSIHLAIEGKVEAVFLLEDTQKSSAPSMMQGLRGLGIRTIIMLSGDTEAQARKVSDSLGLDGWYAGLLPHQKQQQLEILAQEHPNLVFIGDGINDAPSLASSKVGVAFGAKASDAAIESADVVILRDDLSVVTRLLDISRKSASIVRQNIVLALSVKALALVLGALGFASMWMAVIADTGLTIVAVLNSLRILLSRPSR from the coding sequence ATGGATACTACCAGAACTTATCGCATTGAAAACCTAGATTGTGCAGCCTGTGCGGCGAAACTCGAAACCACCATCTCCAAGCAACCCGGTGTTGACCAGGTTGCCCTCAATTATCTCGGAAAACAGCTGACCATTGAAGCAAGCCAATCCATGGGACCCTCCTTCTGGAAGAAACTGGAAGAGACCATTCTGCAAGAAGAACAGGATGTGCGGCTGACCGAACTGCAAGACCAGCAGATGCGTACCTACACGTTCAGCGGCATTGACTGCCCGGTGTGTGCACAAAAAGTGGAGGAAGCGCTTCGCACATCCGATGGGGTTCTTGATGCACACGTTGATTTCGCAGCCAAGCAAGTGAGAATCAAAACAGAGGGGCAAAAGGACCAAGCGTTTCATGACCAACTCATTGCAAAAGCAAAAAAAGTGGAGCCATCGCTTGTGCTGAAGGCTGACCAGCCGATGCAACCGAAGGTGATGAAATTCAAGATCCATCGGCAGGTCAGATTCTGGCGAATCGTGTTCGGTTTGCTCTTCTTTGCTGTGGGGCTCGCCACACAGTACGCTCCCCTGTATTTGGTCAGCTATCTGATTGCAGGCTATGATGTTCTGGCGAAAGCAGGTCGGAATCTGTTGCACCTCCGTCTCTTTGACGAGTATTTCCTGATGAGCATCGCTACCCTTGGGGCAGTGGCCATCACCGAGTATGGAGAGGCAGCTGCTGTCATGCTCTTCTATCTTGTGGGTGAGTTCTTCCAGGAGACCGCCGTGACCAAGAGCAGGGATTCGATCGTGGAAGCCTTGCATCTCAAAAGCGAGGAAGCCCGCGTGGTCACCGCTGAGGGCACGGCTGTGGTGCACCCCACCCAAGTGGCTCCCGGCACTACAATACGGGTGTTGGCAGGCGAGAAGATCCCCCTGGATGGAACGGTGGTGCAGGGAAGCAGCACACTGGACACCCAGAGCCTGACCGGGGAATCCCTGCCCTTTTCCTGCGAACGTGGGGATGAAGTGCTCAGCGGTTCGGTCAATCTGAGCGCAAGCTTGGATATCCTGACCACGAAGGCGTACGAAGAGAGCACTGCCACCAAGATTCTCCATCTGGTGGAAGAATCGTCAGCGAGAAAGGCCCCCACCGAACGCTTCATCACCACCTTTGCGCGGTACTATACCCCTGTTGTCGTGGTACTGGCCCTTGCATTGGCCCTTGTTCCATCCCTATTCACCGGTGACTGGGGAACCTGGACCTATCGTGCCTTGGTGTTCCTGGTGGTAAGTTGTCCTTGCGCACTGGTCATCAGTGTTCCCTTGACCTTTTTCAGCGGCATCGGTCGTGCCGCACGCGAAGGCATGCTGGTCAAGGGAGGGAACTATCTGGAAGCATTGGCAAAAGCCGACACCCTGGTCTTTGACAAGACAGGAACACTCACCCGCGGCGTTTTCTCTCTGACTGGAATCCAGAAACCTGACGACTCCCCCTTCGAAGATTCCTATCTGCTCGCACTTGCTGCCTCGGTGGAGCGCCAAAGCACGCACCCCTTGGCCAGGGCATTCGACGCAGTGTCGACCCAGTTCGAAGCCACTGAAGTCAAGGAGTTTGCCGGAAAGGGACTTACGGCTACCGTCGACGGGCTGGGCATCGCCGCAGGGAATGCTGCACTGATGCATGATCTCAAGATTCCCCTGGGCTCACAATCCAATGTGCAGACATCCATCCATCTGGCTATTGAGGGCAAAGTTGAGGCAGTTTTCCTGCTGGAGGATACGCAAAAAAGCAGCGCTCCTTCCATGATGCAAGGCCTCCGGGGTCTGGGAATCCGCACCATCATCATGCTCAGCGGCGATACGGAGGCCCAGGCCCGAAAGGTCAGTGATTCCCTCGGTCTCGATGGATGGTATGCAGGCCTGCTTCCGCACCAGAAACAACAGCAGCTCGAGATACTCGCACAAGAGCATCCGAACCTTGTTTTCATCGGGGATGGGATCAATGATGCCCCCTCGCTTGCTTCAAGCAAGGTTGGTGTTGCCTTCGGTGCCAAAGCAAGTGATGCAGCAATCGAGAGTGCCGATGTCGTCATCCTCAGGGATGATCTTTCGGTTGTCACCCGACTGCTGGACATAAGCCGGAAGAGTGCATCCATTGTACGGCAGAATATCGTGCTTGCACTATCGGTGAAGGCACTTGCCCTGGTGCTGGGTGCTCTGGGCTTCGCTTCCATGTGGATGGCTGTCATTGCCGATACGGGTCTGACTATCGTTGCGGTGCTGAACTCCTTGCGTATTCTGCTCAGTCGTCCCTCTCGTTGA
- the fusA gene encoding elongation factor G — protein MNEKMTRNIGIMAHIDAGKTTTTERILYYTGENHRIGEVDNGEATMDFLEQEQDRGITIASAATTCFWKDYQINIIDTPGHVDFTAEVERSLRVLDGAVMVVCAVGGVEPQTETVWRQADTYRVPRIAFINKMDRLGANYAEAVNEIKTKLGANPIPLFIPVGSEQNFSGIINVLTKTYLVYSQDDQGKTFTEEAVPPSMVEETELWYDKLIDSVSSFSDEITELYFSGEPIGIDLIKRTIKQATIERLALPVFVGSSLKDIGVQALLDGIVDYLPSPSEVPPINGIHLKTEKPVEIPYAKEKPPLALIFKIQVDRESGPMTFIRVYNGTIRKGTALMNITKKKRERVNRILRMHANRSEELSELEAGDIGVIIGFKEGRTGDTIGSEGAQILLEEMHFPIPVISVAIEPNTLSDGDKLRAALSILAQEDPTFTYRDDEETGQLVISGMGELHLDVLVTRLTKEMKIQARVGKPQVTYRESVSKRSTGTETFSKVLAGKENAAGLGITIKPLPSGSGNRYVCSAKVRGMADEYYDAIKRGITNAFKGGIQYGYEVCDLEVDVTSIEYNELTASTFAFEACAAMCFDKVARTADPVMMEPVMKLTVIVPSQYVGEAISSVTSRNGLVHSIESRPASEQIHAQAPLAQLFGYSTALRSATQGRGTFSMEFDHYEPKTR, from the coding sequence ATGAACGAGAAGATGACACGAAATATCGGCATTATGGCACATATCGATGCAGGCAAAACCACCACCACCGAACGGATTCTCTACTATACCGGAGAGAACCACCGGATTGGGGAGGTGGACAATGGCGAAGCTACCATGGACTTCCTGGAACAGGAACAGGACAGGGGCATCACCATTGCCAGCGCGGCAACCACCTGCTTTTGGAAGGATTACCAGATCAATATCATAGATACCCCGGGACACGTGGATTTCACCGCTGAGGTGGAGCGATCCCTTCGCGTCCTGGATGGTGCGGTCATGGTGGTTTGTGCCGTAGGAGGGGTGGAACCCCAGACAGAGACCGTTTGGCGGCAGGCCGACACCTACCGCGTTCCCCGCATTGCATTCATCAACAAGATGGATCGCCTGGGGGCAAACTATGCGGAGGCGGTCAACGAGATCAAGACCAAACTTGGTGCGAATCCGATCCCGCTTTTCATTCCAGTCGGTTCCGAGCAGAATTTCAGCGGCATCATCAATGTGTTGACCAAAACGTATCTAGTCTACAGTCAGGATGACCAGGGCAAGACCTTCACCGAAGAAGCAGTTCCCCCTTCCATGGTCGAAGAGACTGAACTGTGGTATGACAAGCTGATAGACAGTGTCTCCTCCTTCAGCGATGAGATCACTGAGCTCTACTTCTCCGGAGAACCGATCGGCATCGACCTCATCAAGAGAACCATCAAGCAAGCAACGATCGAACGGCTGGCCTTGCCGGTCTTTGTCGGCTCTTCGCTCAAGGATATCGGGGTGCAGGCTCTGCTCGACGGGATCGTCGACTACCTGCCCTCCCCTTCCGAAGTTCCCCCGATCAACGGGATTCACCTCAAGACCGAGAAACCTGTCGAAATCCCGTATGCCAAGGAAAAACCGCCGTTGGCCCTGATCTTCAAGATCCAGGTCGATCGCGAATCCGGTCCGATGACCTTCATCAGGGTGTACAACGGAACCATCCGCAAGGGTACTGCCCTGATGAACATCACCAAGAAGAAGCGCGAGCGCGTCAACCGCATTCTGCGCATGCATGCCAATCGCAGCGAAGAACTGAGTGAACTCGAAGCGGGTGACATCGGGGTGATCATCGGTTTCAAGGAAGGGCGGACAGGAGATACCATCGGCAGTGAAGGTGCACAGATTCTCCTCGAAGAGATGCACTTCCCCATCCCGGTCATCTCCGTGGCAATTGAACCGAATACCCTCAGCGATGGGGACAAGCTTCGCGCTGCCCTATCCATCCTTGCCCAGGAAGATCCCACCTTCACCTACCGCGATGACGAGGAAACCGGCCAGCTGGTGATCAGCGGGATGGGAGAGTTGCATCTGGATGTGTTGGTCACCCGTCTTACCAAGGAAATGAAGATTCAGGCAAGGGTGGGTAAACCGCAGGTTACCTACCGTGAATCGGTCAGCAAGCGCTCAACCGGTACCGAGACTTTCTCCAAGGTACTGGCAGGCAAGGAGAATGCGGCTGGTTTGGGTATCACCATCAAACCGCTTCCCAGTGGCAGCGGCAACCGCTATGTGTGCAGCGCAAAGGTGCGTGGTATGGCTGACGAGTATTATGATGCCATCAAGCGAGGCATCACGAATGCATTCAAGGGCGGCATCCAGTACGGATATGAGGTCTGCGATCTGGAAGTGGATGTCACCTCCATCGAGTACAATGAGTTGACCGCTTCCACCTTTGCTTTTGAGGCGTGTGCAGCCATGTGCTTCGACAAGGTTGCCAGAACGGCCGATCCTGTCATGATGGAACCGGTGATGAAGCTGACGGTCATCGTGCCTTCGCAGTATGTGGGTGAGGCCATCTCCTCAGTTACCAGCAGGAACGGTTTGGTGCACAGCATCGAGAGCAGGCCGGCCAGTGAGCAAATCCATGCCCAGGCCCCCTTGGCCCAGTTGTTTGGGTATTCGACGGCTCTCCGATCGGCAACACAGGGAAGAGGCACCTTCTCCATGGAGTTTGACCACTACGAACCGAAAACACGCTGA
- a CDS encoding helix-turn-helix transcriptional regulator, translated as MARTYNLQDIFARNLKERRRKLSLTQAQLAERIGVSTSFVTEIETSRKAPSFATIEKISAALDVPCWTFFCEDGDKLPNDVTVMDQFAYKLKQDIGHIIDVNVSMTR; from the coding sequence ATGGCGAGAACTTACAATTTGCAGGACATTTTCGCAAGGAATCTCAAGGAGCGCAGACGCAAGCTGTCTCTGACACAGGCACAACTTGCAGAGAGGATTGGCGTTTCCACTTCATTCGTTACAGAGATCGAGACATCAAGGAAGGCACCGTCATTTGCGACCATCGAGAAGATCAGTGCAGCACTCGATGTTCCCTGCTGGACATTCTTCTGCGAAGACGGGGACAAGCTTCCCAATGATGTGACCGTAATGGATCAGTTTGCCTACAAATTGAAGCAGGACATCGGCCATATCATTGATGTGAATGTCAGCATGACCCGCTAG
- the fusA gene encoding elongation factor G: MSVVSTDLRNVAVIGHNETGKTTLVEQMLFYANVISRAETVASGKTTSDFTEEEINHKISIHASLASLNWEGKTLNFIDTPGTAGFIGETICGFRSCETALMVVDGRDGAQIETIKLWRYLDERNKPRAVFINKMDRDRADYTRVLDNLKETFKTAFVPVAIPIGNGKDFTGVVNLIENKAYFLDKNGKETVGEIPSDLADFVEQYRNDLIENAAEGADDLIEKYFEAGTLDSDEIRRGLREGMNDNRVVPVFCGAGEQGSGITSLLNFIRNNFPKPIGKLDWAVGADGSAVEFPITAEGSAAAVVFKTTIDQFSGKLSFLKVLRGTIKGDTELYNPELSRKERPGKVYRLVGKKLIDTDALVAGDIGVIAKSNIATTNATLIEGSELKLHFKPLAFPQPIYSLAISSDDKKSEVKMNEALHKVTEEDLTFRIKFNEETKENVVAGMGELHLNMILDKIKEKQKINIHTKLPRVAYRETISKKSGIAEYSHKKQSGGHGQYARVLIEIEPLERGSYYSFTNAIKGGSVSKGYIPGIEKGLHEQMEEGFLAGYPMMDIGITLIDGKEHPVDSSEMAFKLAAKGAMRMALEKAGTVLLEPIMKLSVYIENSYLGDILSDLSGKRGRVLGQDDMGHLQLVKAQVPQAELLNYAIDLKSMTSGTGSFEMEFDHYEPLSGKLADEVIKAYKESLKEEQE; encoded by the coding sequence ATGAGCGTTGTAAGCACAGACTTGAGGAATGTCGCCGTCATCGGCCACAACGAAACCGGGAAAACCACACTGGTTGAACAGATGTTGTTCTACGCAAATGTGATTTCCCGGGCAGAAACAGTAGCTAGCGGAAAAACCACCAGCGACTTTACTGAAGAGGAAATCAACCACAAGATTTCCATCCACGCATCCCTCGCTTCCCTGAACTGGGAAGGAAAGACACTCAATTTCATAGACACTCCGGGAACCGCAGGGTTCATCGGCGAGACCATTTGCGGATTCCGCTCCTGCGAGACAGCCCTCATGGTCGTAGACGGACGCGACGGGGCACAGATTGAGACAATCAAACTCTGGCGCTACCTTGATGAGAGAAACAAGCCGCGAGCTGTGTTCATCAACAAGATGGACAGGGACCGCGCTGATTATACCCGTGTTTTGGACAACCTGAAGGAGACCTTCAAGACTGCTTTTGTTCCGGTCGCCATTCCTATCGGAAATGGCAAAGACTTCACCGGTGTTGTCAATCTGATTGAGAACAAAGCCTATTTCTTGGACAAGAATGGCAAGGAGACTGTTGGCGAAATCCCTTCCGACCTGGCCGATTTTGTGGAGCAATACCGCAATGACCTTATCGAGAATGCAGCAGAAGGTGCAGACGATCTCATCGAGAAGTACTTTGAGGCAGGTACGCTGGACAGCGACGAGATTCGCAGGGGCCTCAGGGAAGGCATGAACGATAATCGCGTGGTACCGGTGTTCTGCGGAGCCGGTGAGCAGGGTTCGGGCATCACCAGCCTGCTGAATTTCATTCGCAACAACTTCCCCAAACCGATCGGAAAGCTTGACTGGGCTGTTGGAGCGGATGGTTCTGCCGTCGAATTCCCCATTACAGCCGAAGGAAGCGCTGCGGCGGTGGTGTTCAAGACCACCATCGATCAGTTCAGTGGCAAGCTGAGTTTCCTCAAGGTTCTGCGTGGCACCATCAAGGGCGATACCGAACTGTATAATCCCGAACTCAGCCGCAAGGAACGCCCGGGCAAGGTATATCGCCTGGTAGGAAAGAAGCTCATCGATACGGATGCACTGGTTGCAGGGGACATCGGCGTAATCGCCAAGAGCAATATTGCCACCACCAATGCCACACTGATCGAAGGTTCCGAGCTGAAACTGCACTTCAAGCCCCTAGCCTTCCCCCAACCCATCTATAGCCTGGCGATCAGCTCGGATGACAAGAAGAGCGAAGTCAAGATGAACGAAGCATTGCACAAGGTTACCGAAGAGGACCTTACGTTCCGCATCAAGTTCAACGAGGAGACCAAGGAAAACGTTGTAGCCGGCATGGGTGAATTGCATCTGAATATGATCCTTGACAAGATCAAGGAGAAGCAGAAGATCAATATCCATACCAAGCTGCCTCGTGTCGCCTATCGGGAAACGATCAGCAAGAAGAGCGGCATCGCCGAGTACTCACACAAGAAGCAGAGTGGCGGCCATGGCCAGTATGCCCGTGTACTCATCGAGATCGAGCCGCTTGAGCGGGGATCGTACTATTCTTTCACCAACGCCATCAAGGGTGGTTCGGTGAGCAAAGGCTATATCCCCGGCATCGAGAAAGGTCTGCATGAACAGATGGAAGAGGGCTTCCTTGCCGGCTATCCTATGATGGATATCGGCATCACCTTGATCGATGGAAAGGAGCACCCCGTCGACTCCAGTGAAATGGCCTTCAAGCTTGCCGCCAAGGGAGCAATGAGGATGGCCTTGGAAAAAGCCGGGACCGTGCTACTTGAACCAATCATGAAACTCAGTGTATATATAGAGAACAGTTATTTGGGCGACATCCTATCCGACCTTTCGGGTAAACGGGGACGGGTGCTCGGTCAAGATGATATGGGGCATTTGCAGCTGGTAAAGGCACAGGTTCCCCAGGCTGAACTGCTCAACTATGCCATTGACCTCAAGTCGATGACCAGTGGAACAGGAAGCTTTGAAATGGAGTTCGACCATTATGAACCACTGAGCGGCAAACTTGCCGATGAAGTGATCAAGGCCTACAAAGAATCCTTGAAGGAAGAACAAGAGTAG